CAACCAGCCAACCGGTACAACAGATCCTGGGCCGTGAGGGAATGTCGCTGCGCGTGCTGACGCGCAGCGACATCGCCGACATCCCCATCGCTGCTAGCGACGTGATCGAGGCTGTGCGGGGGGCCTACCTGCGAGTGGCTGACGGTTCGTCTCGCGCCCCGGCGAAAATCATGATGCGTTCCCCGCACCGCGATTCGGTTGCCTATGCCATGCCCGGCTACGACGGCGGGTTACAAATGACAGCGTTTAAAGATTATTACATGCAAAATGACGAAGGGAAGAAAGAATACATCACCATCACCCTGTACGACGATAAGGCCGGTGTGCCGATAGCGTTTATGGATTGTTTTCGGGTGACCGCGCTGCGAACCGCCGCCAGCACTGCCTTGATCGCGGGCTCATGCGCGCCCACCGGGGCGCGCACCGCGTTGGTGACCGGTTCAGGTGCGCAAGCCCGCTACACCTTTCCATTCCTGCTGACTGCACTGCCCAACTTGGGTCAGCTGCTCCTGTTCGGCACACATCCCGACGGCATCGCCGCCGTCCGCGCCTATCTGCGCGACCAGCACCCAGACCGCGATATCGAGCTCGTCTCCGATCCCGAAAAAGCCGCCAGCGCAGCGGATGTGCTCGTCGCTACCTCGGCCGGCCCTGCCGCCGAAGTCAAGTTCCGCACGAGCTGGCTCAAACCGGGGGCTTTGTTCGTTTCGGTGAATGGGACCGGGGTGCACCCCTCGTCGCTGCGCGACGCCGACTATGCGGTCGCGACGAGCGCGGGCCAGCTGGCGGTGACCGGTACCCGCTTCGCCGATGAGGACGGTTCCTTGAACCTAGACGCCGAACTTCCCGACATCCTCGCCGGGAATGCACCGGGGAGGCGAGCCGAGGATGACCGGGTCTTCGTTTTCAACAGCGGCATGGCCATCACCGACATCCCGGTGGCCCACGCGCTGGCCGCGCAAGCGATAGCGCTTGGGCGTGGGCAGGAGATAAAGCTGTGGAGCTAGCGCAGAATCCGTTGTCGTTGGGAGCGATTGAGCCGAGCTGGTTTCGTCGAGTCATCACCGACCGCTCGCTGTTGGCGGATATGGCTCACGCGGCAGGAGGGCCATTTCACGTGGTGTTTGCGCCACGGTTCGCCCGAAACCTGCGGGCCTTTACCGACGTCATCGCTTCGGCCGGGGTGGCGGGGCAAGTGTTTTTTGCCAAGAAGGCGAACAAGGCGGGATGTTGGCTGCGGGTCTGCGCCCAGGCCGGTGCCGGCGTCGACGCGGCCAGCGCCCCGGAATTGGTTCATGCGCTTGGCTGCGGTGTGCGTGGTCGCGACATCGTGGTCACCGGGCCCGCCAAGAGCGAGCATCT
This is a stretch of genomic DNA from Mycobacterium lacus. It encodes these proteins:
- a CDS encoding ornithine cyclodeaminase, whose translation is MVSPATTSQPVQQILGREGMSLRVLTRSDIADIPIAASDVIEAVRGAYLRVADGSSRAPAKIMMRSPHRDSVAYAMPGYDGGLQMTAFKDYYMQNDEGKKEYITITLYDDKAGVPIAFMDCFRVTALRTAASTALIAGSCAPTGARTALVTGSGAQARYTFPFLLTALPNLGQLLLFGTHPDGIAAVRAYLRDQHPDRDIELVSDPEKAASAADVLVATSAGPAAEVKFRTSWLKPGALFVSVNGTGVHPSSLRDADYAVATSAGQLAVTGTRFADEDGSLNLDAELPDILAGNAPGRRAEDDRVFVFNSGMAITDIPVAHALAAQAIALGRGQEIKLWS